The following coding sequences lie in one Liolophura sinensis isolate JHLJ2023 chromosome 4, CUHK_Ljap_v2, whole genome shotgun sequence genomic window:
- the LOC135464533 gene encoding zonadhesin-like, whose product MKISIALLGLLSLVEFSGAFFFIIRPPQPPPDPPKCRTVGFMFFARKVCDGDNNNQVNSNPSSDYCVCSGSGDPHYKTFDGATIHFMGICKYTLAKLLDKTNKCYLNVEVKNEHRGFNKQVAYTRLVDVKIQNYVIRLHQGRRVFVNKIEKFLPVTLANGVAITRSGNNVVVKTVCGAEIMFDGNHVVTVKIPKQWGANNMNGICGSCNGNSKDDFMTLEGVNVANNGNKYNLIGNSYSVPDDSDQPHFHCKQVPPFPVCTAQQMTLFQDSPQYCGLLKNQGGSFGDCIKSNLVDMDGYIQSCKMDLCANYQSALEEKTICESLESAAKDCANKGILIDWRQPAFCPMTCGANEEYNFQAPGCEATCVSDDVSDCIDPPSEGCVCKSGFVRSGNACVKKSECGCVDNNGDYYPMGSEKRTENCGEVFQCKFVGGKSVLQKIQSGITCHKDATCAVQNGEHTCVCKQGYAGDGINSCINLKDRCTCTGSGDPHYYLFDGQRIDFMGVCMYTLSELTQRANECWFSVEVKNERRGWNWNVAWTRMVDFAIYGQKVRILSGRRVQINGRTKYLPIELAGGKMRVFFNGNNVQVDTDCGITVLFDGYGKVVVNVPSHLGNLLQGICGNCNGRQDDFRTKDGADVSSDRNRFNLIGMSYTVVDDSDAITTGCTPPIDPPKECPAALAQAITGDDMCGMIKDTAGPFRECILAGVVDVEQYFDSCRSDICQYDGGKGFTTEELVCDSLSAFAAVCNNYGYEIFWRTADMCPLPCGPNEVYTTAANPCPETCNGRITGAACNGPRVEGCQCKPGFVMSSDMCVPKAKCGCKDNQGNYYPIGAEFRSTDCSTVFTCKTINGKGKLVSEVSGQKCHKYATCGIKDGEMGCVCKEGYAGDGVYSCIDTTPKCRCSATGDPHYKTYDGQMIHFQGTCRYTLTQSTTTNDECAFNVEVKNENRYGNNKVSWTKMVAFEIYGLEILLLGDNKVLIDREEKFLPFSMKGGKLRVSLVAGKVQVDTECGISLSFDGIQDVIVEVPKEYANKMTGICGDCDGEQNDWKTKEGDDLSEYEANERDTDIGNSYIVEEDYYESDEKCSTVKPPPGCDKATYDKFASTDYCGYIIDVAGPFKECIESGMIENEGYFESCRQDLCAYKKKGHLKDKKVVCKAMTSFAAACNAEGFVSIWRNKQFCPMKCPKGQVYSTSVSACPATCGEPAPEKFCEKPAKEGCQCKEGFVLNDKKCTKKQDCGCTDEEGNYLPIGEKRISDDCSEIFTCIWDKKNLKSLIQTTKNGQPCHKDAECKVIGDDKKCVCDEGYEGDGFTCTEIPPTTTTTTPAPTTAPPCEMIADIGIIMDSSSSIGKKSYEIMKDFVKDVVTNFDVKPDKVRVAVETYNTNAKIQFNFDTHGDEADIPFAIEKIHEISKGTYTNRALKMAREKIFTTAREGVPKIAIVLTDGLSRQPAQTRKEAQLLRDSGVTVFCIGIGDVSPKEVNAISSDPDEDYTFMVENFQALETIKETIKRAACEASEQ is encoded by the exons GTGCCTTCTTTTTCATTATTAGACCGCCACAACCACCACCAGATCCCCCCAAATGTAGAACAG TCGGATTCATGTTCTTCGCAAGAAAGGTCTGTGATGGTGACAACAACAACCAAGTCAACAGCAACCCATCTTCTG ATTATTGTGTGTGCTCGGGATCAGGCGATCCTCATTACAAAACGTTTGATGGCGCCACCATCCACTTCATGGGCATCTGTAAATACACCCTGGCTAAACTTCTCGACAAGACGAACAAATGTTACTTGAACGTCGAGGTTAAGAACGAGCACCGTGGCTTCAACAAGCAAGTCGCCTACACACGACTGGTTGACGTCAAAATCCAAAATTACGTCATTCGTCTTCACCAAGGACGCCGTGTCTTC GTAAACAAGATAGAGAAATTTTTACCGGTCACCTTGGCTAATGGCGTCGCCATCACTCGCAGCGGAAACAACGTTGTGGTTAAAACTGTCTGTGGAGCCGAAATCATGTTCGACGGAAACCACGTGGTTACCGTCAAAATACCAAAACAATGGGGCGCCAATAATATGAATGGAATATGTGGATCCTGTAACGGCAACTCCAAAGATGACTTCATGACCCTAGAGGGCGTCAACGTCGCCAACAACGGCAACAAGTATAACCTGATTGGGAACAGCTACAGTGTACCCGATGACTCGGATCAGCCACATTTCCA CTGCAAACAGGTTCCACCGTTCCCAGTGTGCACCGCCCAGCAGATGACTCTGTTCCAGGACTCTCCTCAGTACTGCGGCCTCCTCAAGAACCAGGGTGGGTCCTTCGGGGACTGTATCAAGAGCAATCTGGTCGACATGGACGGTTATATACAGAGCTGTAAGATGGACCTTTGTGCCAACTACCAGTCAGCCTTGGAGGAGAAGACTATCTGTGAATCCCTGGAGTCCGCTGCTAAAGACTGCGCCAACAAGGGCATTCTGATCGACTGGAGACAGCCAGCTTTCTGCC CGATGACATGTGGTGCTAACGAAGAGTACAATTTCCAAGCGCCCGGATGTGAAGCCACGTGTGTGAGTGACGACGTCAGCGACTGTATTGATCCCCCATCAGAGGGGTGCGTGTGCAAAAGCGGATTTGTGAGGAGTGGAAACGCATGCGTAAAGAAGTCCGAGTGCGGATGTGTGGACAACAATGGCGATTACTATCCC ATGGGATCCGAGAAGAGGACAGAAAACTGCGGCGAGGTGTTCCAGTGCAAGTTCGTCGGCGGCAAAAGTGTTTTACAGAAGATCCAGAGTGGCATCACATGTCACAAAGATGCTACGTGCGCAGTCCAAAACGGCGAACACACCTGTGTGTGCAAACAGGGATACGCTGGGGATGGCATCAACTCTTGTATCAATCTGAAAG ATCGCTGTACCTGTACCGGAAGTGGAGACCCCCATTACTACCTGTTTGATGGACAGAGAATTGACTTCATGGGCGTCTGCATGTACACCCTGAGTGAGTTGACCCAGAGGGCCAATGAGTGCTGGTTCAGCGTTGAGGTCAAGAACGAACGTCGTGGTTGGAACTGGAACGTAGCCTGGACGAGAATGGTGGACTTTGCCATCTACGGACAGAAAGTCAGGATCCTTAGTGGACGACGTGTTCAG ATCAACGGCCGCACAAAATACCTTCCTATCGAGCTGGCCGGTGGCAAGATGCGAGTCTTCTTCAATGGTAACAACGTTCAAGTCGACACCGACTGTGGCATCACCGTCCTGTTTGACGGATACGGAAAGGTAGTTGTCAACGTGCCAAGTCACCTTGGCAATCTTCTCCAAGGTATCTGTGGTAACTGCAATGGTCGTCAGGATGATTTCAGAACTAAAGATGGCGCTGATGTGTCAAGTGACAGAAACCGATTCAATCTAATTGGCATGAGCTACACTGTCGTCGACGATTCCGACGCCATCACTACAGG ATGTACACCTCCAATCGACCCACCCAAAGAATGTCCAGCCGCCTTAGCACAGGCCATCACGGGTGACGACATGTGCGGTATGATCAAAGACACGGCCGGTCCCTTCAGAGAGTGCATCCTGGCAGGTGTGGTTGACGTGGAGCAGTACTTCGACAGTTGCCGTTCTGATATCTGTCAGTATGATGGAGGCAAAGGCTTCACCACCGAGGAACTCGTCTGCGACTCTCTATCCGCTTTTGCCGCCGTCTGCAATAACTACGGCTACGAAATCTTCTGGAGGACAGCTGATATGTGCC CCTTACCATGCGGTCCTAACGAAGTCTACACCACAGCCGCCAACCCGTGTCCAGAGACCTGTAACGGTCGTATAACCGGAGCCGCCTGTAACGGGCCACGTGTAGAGGGCTGTCAGTGTAAACCAGGGTTCGTAATGAGCAGTGACATGTGTGTGCCCAAGGCCAAGTGTGGGTGTAAGGACAACCAGGGCAACTACTACCCT ATTGGTGCTGAGTTTCGCAGCACGGACTGTTCCACAGTGTTTACCTGTAAGACGATCAATGGTAAGGGCAAGCTTGTGTCAGAGGTCAGCGGTCAGAAGTGCCACAAATACGCTACCTGTGGGATTAAGGACGGTGAGATGGGATGTGTATGTAAGGAAGGCTATGCCGGCGATGGTGTCTACTCCTGTATCGACACAACAC CAAAATGCCGATGCTCCGCTACCGGAGATCCTCACTACAAGACATATGATGGACAGATGATCCATTTCCAGGGGACATGTCGCTACACTCTGACCCAATCCACCACCACCAACGACGAATGTGCCTTCAACGTGGAGGTGAAGAACGAGAACCGTTACGGCAACAACAAAGTCTCCTGGACAAAAATGGTCGCCTTTGAGATCTATGGACTGGAAATTCTGCTGCTCGGCGATAATAAAGTTTTG atcGACCGTGAAGAGAAATTCCTGCCGTTCTCCATGAAGGGCGGAAAGCTACGAGTGTCCCTCGTAGCCGGCAAGGTACAAGTCGATACTGAATGTGGCATCAGCCTCAGCTTCGATGGTATCCAAGACGTCATTGTTGAGGTTCCCAAAGAGTACGCCAACAAGATGACTGGAATCTGCGGCGACTGCGATGGGGAACAGAACGACTGGAAGACAAAAGAAGGAGATGATTTGTCTGAGTATGAGGCCAACGAGAGAGATACTGACATCGGCAACAGCTACATTGTGGAGGAGGATTATTATGAGTCCGATGAAAA GTGCAGCACAGTTAAGCCGCCGCCAGGATGTGACAAAGCAACTTACGACAAGTTTGCCAGTACCGATTACTGTGGCTACATCATTGACGTCGCTGGTCCCTTCAAGGAGTGCATTGAGAGCGGAATGATCGAAAATGAAGGTTACTTCGAGAGTTGTCGCCAAGACTTGTGCGCGTACAAGAAAAAAGGTCACCTTAAAGATAAAAAGGTCGTCTGCAAAGCTATGACGTCATTCGCCGCCGCTTGCAACGCTGAAGGCTTCGTCAGCATCTGGAGAAATAAGCAATTCTGCC CAATGAAATGTCCAAAGGGACAGGTGTACAGTACTAGCGTGAGTGCTTGCCCAGCCACATGCGGAGAGCCTGCCCCAGAAAAGTTCTGCGAGAAGCCCGCCAAGGAAGGTTGCCAGTGCAAAGAGGGATTCGTCCTCAACGACAAGAAGTGCACCAAGAAACAGGACTGCGGATGTACCGACGAAGAAGGCAACTATCTGCCA atcgGTGAGAAGAGAATCAGTGACGATTGTTCTGAGATTTTCACCTGTATCTGGGACAAAAAGAACCTGAAAAGTTTGATCCAAACGACGAAAAACGGCCAGCCATGTCACAAGGACGCTGAGTGCAAGGTGATCGGAGACGACAAGAAGTGTGTGTGTGACGAGGGCTACGAGGGTGACGGGTTCACCTGCACCGAGATCCcacccacaacaacaacaacaa CTCCTGCCCCAACTACAGCGCCACCGTGTGAGATGATCGCTGACATCGGCATCATCATGGACTCCTCCAGCAGTATTGGCAAGAAGAGCTACGAGATCATGAAGGATTTCGTTAAGGATGTCGTCACCAACTTCGACGTCAAGCCAGACAAG gtCCGCGTCGCCGTGGAGACGTACAACACAAATGCCAAGATCCAGTTTAACTTCGATACCCACGGAGACGAGGCCGACATTCCATTCGCCATTGAAAAAATCCACGAAATCAGCAAGGGTACCTATACCAACCGCGCTCTGAAGATGGCCCGGGAAAAGATCTTCACCACTGCCAGAGAGGGTGTGCCAAAGATCGCCATAGTCCTCACTGACGGACTTTCCCGACAACCAGCTCAAACTCGCAAAGAGGCCCAGCTTCTCCGCGACTCGGGAGTTACCGTGTTCTGTATAGGTATAGGTGACGTCTCACCGAAGGAAGTCAATGCCATTTCCTCGGACCCTGATGAAGATTACACCTTTATGGTTGAGAACTTCCAAGCCTTGGAGACCATCAAGGAAACCATCAAGCGCGCAGCTTGCG AGGCCTCAGAGCAGTAA